One region of Neisseria mucosa genomic DNA includes:
- a CDS encoding tyrosine protein kinase → MYKQYPSSAPAGNDEIDFGQQMQSLWQNKNKIAAAILAGGLAGAVIGLASTPLYRADAMLEIETKQNQILTEINNMLSNEPAPSEAEVELVQSRLVLGKTVEDLQLDQEIKATYFPIFGNMVHNLSSSDDPMLKIGAFTVSEDWINKPFKLTVKDSKTYLLTLPDGTTKEGHVGAPLKINNETVLKVDRILAEADQDFELTKFSKLSAIENLKNKLSVISKGKTSPIINLSYTDTDPKKTSTILNSIADNYVSQNRERDVQVASSGLAFISEELPRLKETLQDAENKLNAYRERSGSLDIPLESKGALESLTSIETQITLLKTEEAGLAELYTPEHPSYKAVLDKLAVLERAKSKINQQIAGLPNTQQEVIRLTRDVETNQATYVQLLAKQQELNIMKASAQGNVRVVDHAYTPEKPIAPRKAVITALGALAAGALASMWFLLQGRMRRGITSSEEIEALDLEVSALIPHSKTQQKRDLIKRKFKSLKGRSTYLLANEDSTDIAVEAIRALRTNIYFSMLDARNNILMITGAAPEAGKSFISANLATVMAQSGKRVLLIDTDMRKGYLDQLLNVTPEFGLSDILSGEVSPAQAVIQTNIPNLHLISAGSYPKNPSELLMDNRFKELLSNAQKRYDYVIIDTPPVLAVTDAVVVGQHAGTVLLVSRYGNTTTKELAISAERLRQNKITIKGVILNGMKREANSTYDYYYSYITPTEGKKTAKKTTSEKPKA, encoded by the coding sequence ATGTACAAACAATATCCCTCATCAGCCCCTGCCGGCAACGACGAAATCGACTTCGGCCAACAAATGCAAAGCCTGTGGCAAAACAAAAACAAAATCGCCGCCGCAATCTTGGCAGGCGGATTGGCAGGTGCCGTAATCGGTTTGGCCTCCACCCCGCTCTATCGTGCCGACGCCATGTTGGAAATCGAAACCAAACAAAACCAGATTCTAACCGAAATCAACAATATGCTTTCCAACGAACCTGCACCGTCCGAAGCAGAAGTGGAGCTCGTTCAATCTCGTTTGGTATTGGGCAAAACCGTTGAAGACCTGCAACTTGATCAAGAAATCAAAGCCACCTACTTCCCGATTTTCGGGAATATGGTGCACAACCTCAGTAGCAGCGACGACCCGATGTTAAAAATCGGCGCGTTCACCGTTTCTGAGGACTGGATCAACAAACCCTTCAAACTGACTGTCAAAGACAGCAAAACCTACCTGCTGACACTCCCTGACGGTACGACTAAAGAAGGCCATGTCGGTGCGCCCCTTAAAATCAATAACGAAACCGTTCTAAAAGTCGACCGCATTCTTGCTGAGGCAGATCAAGATTTCGAGCTGACCAAATTCTCCAAACTCAGTGCTATCGAAAATCTGAAAAACAAGCTCTCGGTCATCAGTAAAGGTAAAACCAGCCCCATCATCAACCTTTCCTATACCGATACTGATCCTAAAAAAACCAGCACTATTCTCAACAGCATCGCTGACAATTACGTCTCCCAAAACCGCGAACGCGATGTTCAAGTCGCTTCCAGCGGCTTGGCGTTCATCAGCGAAGAATTGCCTCGTCTGAAAGAAACCTTGCAAGATGCGGAAAACAAACTCAACGCCTACCGCGAACGATCCGGTTCTCTAGACATTCCGCTTGAGTCCAAAGGCGCGCTTGAAAGCCTGACCAGCATCGAAACCCAAATCACCCTGCTCAAAACCGAAGAAGCAGGTTTGGCAGAACTATACACTCCGGAGCACCCTTCCTATAAAGCCGTTTTGGACAAATTGGCGGTACTCGAACGCGCCAAGAGCAAAATCAACCAGCAAATCGCCGGCCTGCCCAACACCCAGCAGGAAGTCATCCGCCTGACCCGCGACGTAGAAACCAACCAAGCGACCTACGTCCAACTCTTGGCGAAACAACAAGAACTCAACATCATGAAAGCCAGTGCGCAAGGCAACGTCCGTGTCGTTGACCATGCCTACACGCCGGAAAAGCCGATTGCCCCCCGCAAAGCCGTTATCACAGCGTTGGGCGCGCTTGCCGCAGGCGCACTTGCCTCCATGTGGTTCCTACTGCAAGGCCGCATGCGCCGCGGCATTACGTCGTCTGAAGAAATCGAAGCCCTCGATCTCGAAGTTTCGGCACTTATCCCGCATTCAAAAACCCAGCAAAAACGCGACCTTATCAAACGCAAGTTCAAATCGCTCAAAGGACGTTCCACCTATCTTTTGGCAAACGAAGACAGTACCGACATCGCCGTCGAAGCCATCCGCGCCCTGCGTACCAACATTTACTTCTCCATGCTGGACGCCCGCAATAATATCCTCATGATTACCGGTGCGGCTCCGGAAGCAGGTAAATCCTTCATTTCCGCCAACCTTGCCACCGTGATGGCGCAGTCCGGCAAACGCGTCCTGCTGATTGATACCGATATGCGCAAAGGTTATCTGGATCAGTTGCTGAACGTAACACCTGAATTCGGCCTGTCCGACATTTTGTCTGGAGAAGTTTCCCCTGCCCAAGCCGTTATCCAAACCAATATCCCCAACCTGCACCTCATCAGTGCCGGCAGCTATCCTAAAAATCCGTCCGAACTACTGATGGACAACCGTTTCAAAGAACTGTTGTCAAACGCGCAAAAACGTTACGATTACGTCATCATCGACACCCCGCCCGTTTTGGCGGTAACCGATGCCGTCGTTGTCGGACAACATGCAGGCACAGTCCTACTGGTCAGCCGCTACGGCAATACGACTACCAAAGAGCTGGCTATCAGTGCGGAACGCCTGCGTCAAAACAAAATCACCATCAAAGGCGTTATCCTCAATGGCATGAAACGCGAGGCTAACAGCACTTACGACTACTACTATTCTTACATCACGCCTACCGAAGGCAAAAAAACCGCCAAAAAAACTACGTCAGAAAAACCAAAAGCCTGA
- a CDS encoding low molecular weight phosphotyrosine protein phosphatase, translated as MFQNILVVCMGNICRSPTAERILQKKLPNHRISSAGINALAGKDADFQAIKTALKHGVIVAGHTARQLTPKMCDEADLILVMELAHIDMVADIQPSARSKAFLLAQWLPKKNIPDPFKQSSEMFEAVFLQIEQAANTWADKLSGQAEQ; from the coding sequence ATGTTTCAAAATATTTTAGTAGTATGTATGGGCAACATCTGCCGTTCTCCGACAGCAGAACGTATTTTGCAGAAAAAACTGCCCAACCACCGTATCAGTTCTGCCGGCATTAACGCATTGGCAGGAAAAGATGCAGACTTCCAAGCCATTAAAACCGCCCTCAAACACGGCGTTATCGTCGCAGGACATACCGCCCGCCAACTCACACCCAAAATGTGCGACGAAGCGGATTTGATTTTGGTCATGGAGCTGGCACATATCGACATGGTTGCCGACATCCAGCCGTCTGCGCGCAGTAAAGCCTTTTTGCTTGCCCAATGGCTGCCGAAAAAAAATATACCCGACCCATTCAAACAAAGCAGTGAAATGTTCGAAGCGGTCTTCCTACAAATCGAACAAGCCGCCAATACATGGGCGGATAAACTGAGCGGACAGGCAGAGCAATAA
- a CDS encoding polysaccharide export protein Wza (required for the translocation of capsular polysaccharide through the outer membrane): MKKQLAFISLSLMALTACNSTTVIPGSTINTRNKAIIYDNDETVADTKFDKRVAIYPITFGLVEKMRKPPVLSQTNAALEHSRAAYRYHIGKGDVLNIMVWAHTDLNSPVQQSSPQSNQVSRGAWVDESGYITYPLVGKIQAQGKTIDELQNILTSRLKRYLKNPQVTINVTEFRSQRISISGAVGQAGQLPITNVPMTILDAVNQAGGVAQNADTHNVKWTHNGVDRTISLQNIMQYGDMSQNHLLSNGDIVYIPNNSNSKVYIMGEVGRQATLPIDNHGLNITQALGEAGGMNQTQADATGVFVIRRAPEDAVKPIHIYQLNLKDATAYALGNDFDLRPNDIVYVTAAPVTRWNRVVSQLTSFVTNVNSIDNTFK; this comes from the coding sequence ATGAAAAAACAGCTTGCCTTTATCAGCCTGTCGCTGATGGCACTGACCGCCTGCAACAGCACTACCGTCATACCCGGCTCCACCATCAACACACGCAACAAAGCCATCATTTACGATAATGACGAAACCGTAGCAGACACCAAATTCGACAAGCGAGTTGCCATCTATCCGATTACCTTCGGCCTCGTTGAAAAAATGCGCAAACCGCCGGTGTTGTCGCAAACCAACGCAGCCCTCGAACACAGCAGAGCCGCCTACCGATACCATATCGGCAAAGGCGACGTATTGAACATCATGGTCTGGGCGCACACCGACCTCAACTCCCCCGTCCAACAAAGCAGTCCGCAAAGCAACCAAGTCAGCCGAGGCGCCTGGGTGGACGAAAGCGGCTACATCACCTACCCGCTGGTCGGCAAAATCCAAGCGCAAGGCAAAACCATAGACGAGCTGCAAAACATCCTGACAAGTCGTCTGAAACGCTATCTTAAAAACCCCCAAGTTACCATCAACGTAACCGAATTCCGCTCGCAACGCATTTCCATTTCCGGAGCTGTCGGACAAGCCGGACAACTGCCGATTACCAACGTCCCCATGACCATCCTCGATGCCGTCAATCAAGCGGGCGGCGTGGCGCAAAACGCAGACACCCACAACGTCAAATGGACGCACAACGGCGTTGACCGCACCATCTCCCTGCAAAACATCATGCAGTACGGCGATATGTCGCAAAACCACCTCTTAAGCAATGGCGACATCGTTTACATCCCCAACAACAGCAACAGCAAAGTATACATCATGGGCGAAGTCGGCCGCCAAGCCACCCTGCCTATCGACAATCACGGCTTAAATATCACACAGGCACTGGGTGAGGCCGGGGGGATGAACCAAACCCAAGCCGATGCAACCGGCGTATTCGTCATCCGCCGCGCGCCTGAAGACGCAGTCAAACCTATCCACATTTACCAACTTAACCTGAAAGACGCGACTGCTTACGCATTGGGTAACGACTTTGACCTTCGCCCCAACGACATCGTTTATGTAACTGCCGCACCGGTTACCCGTTGGAACCGCGTAGTGTCTCAATTAACCAGTTTCGTAACCAACGTCAACTCTATCGACAACACATTCAAATAA
- a CDS encoding nucleoside-diphosphate sugar epimerase: MNLETLLSLPRNVKKTFFVIHDILMVFIAFWFAQSLKAQYSDEWASMANWLAFGSTAFLTIALFVKLGLYRAVTRFVSTRVLTAAAFGSLISAVLFCLTTLIFERKLHLALPVVYFLLLVVCITSSRMILRAILTDRHKKQMVPVIIYGAGQSGRQLLEAIKQVNEYSAVAFVDDNPKIRRTVIYDLTVYGPEDIQSLIDRYGVEKILLAIPSSTQEERRRIIQSLEKYKCEVLTIPGMKDLVDGKIKVSALKKISVVDLLGRDPVAPRPELMGADITGKTVMVTGAGGSIGSELCRQILKCRPSKLLLFELSEFSLYSIDKELRETQAAAGSQIEVVPLLGSVQNKERLISVMTAYGVETVYHAAAYKHVPMVEFNTIEGIRNNVFGTLLCAQAAVESGVSTFVLISTDKAVRPTNTMGASKRMAELCLQALAAEPGQQTRFCMVRFGNVLGSSGSVVPVFEKQIAEGGPITLTHQDITRYFMTIPEAAQLVIQAGAMGKGGDVFVLDMGESVKIIDLAKQMITLSGLKLKDAQHPDGDIEIKITGLRPGEKLYEELLIGDEVQKTTHPRIMTASEVMLPWAQLNDIIMRMDLACSNSDQQTLRALLLEAPAGFNPKDDICDLVWQQTH; encoded by the coding sequence ATGAATTTGGAAACCCTGTTATCCCTGCCCCGCAACGTCAAAAAAACCTTCTTCGTCATCCATGATATTTTGATGGTTTTTATCGCCTTTTGGTTTGCACAAAGCCTTAAAGCCCAATATTCCGACGAATGGGCAAGCATGGCGAACTGGCTTGCCTTCGGCTCGACTGCTTTTTTGACCATCGCGCTGTTTGTCAAACTGGGGCTGTACCGAGCCGTTACCCGCTTCGTCAGTACCCGCGTCCTGACCGCTGCCGCATTCGGCAGCCTGATTTCAGCCGTCTTGTTCTGCCTGACTACCCTGATTTTTGAGCGCAAGCTGCACCTTGCCCTGCCCGTCGTTTATTTCTTGCTGCTGGTCGTCTGTATTACCAGTTCGCGCATGATTCTGCGTGCCATCCTGACCGACCGCCACAAAAAACAAATGGTGCCCGTCATCATTTACGGAGCAGGACAATCCGGCCGCCAACTGTTGGAAGCCATCAAACAGGTCAACGAATATTCCGCTGTCGCCTTTGTGGACGACAACCCCAAAATCCGCCGCACCGTCATCTACGACCTGACCGTCTATGGTCCTGAAGACATCCAATCGCTCATCGACCGCTACGGTGTGGAAAAAATCCTGCTCGCCATCCCCAGCTCCACTCAGGAAGAACGCCGCCGCATCATCCAAAGCCTCGAAAAATACAAATGCGAAGTACTGACCATCCCCGGCATGAAAGACTTGGTGGACGGCAAAATCAAAGTCAGCGCGCTGAAAAAAATCTCCGTCGTCGATTTACTCGGCCGCGACCCCGTCGCCCCCCGCCCCGAACTCATGGGTGCGGACATTACCGGCAAAACCGTAATGGTAACAGGTGCGGGCGGGTCCATCGGCTCCGAACTCTGCCGCCAAATCCTGAAATGCCGCCCGTCCAAATTACTGCTGTTCGAACTGTCCGAGTTCTCCCTGTACAGCATAGACAAAGAATTGCGCGAAACTCAGGCAGCTGCCGGCAGTCAAATCGAAGTCGTCCCCCTGCTCGGTTCCGTGCAAAACAAAGAACGCCTGATCAGCGTCATGACCGCGTACGGCGTTGAAACCGTCTATCACGCCGCCGCCTACAAACACGTCCCCATGGTCGAGTTCAACACCATCGAAGGCATTCGCAACAACGTCTTCGGCACGCTCTTGTGCGCGCAGGCCGCCGTCGAATCCGGAGTCAGCACCTTCGTGCTCATCTCCACCGACAAAGCCGTACGCCCGACCAACACCATGGGCGCCAGCAAACGCATGGCGGAACTCTGCCTGCAGGCACTCGCCGCCGAACCCGGCCAACAGACCCGCTTCTGTATGGTGCGTTTTGGCAACGTTTTAGGCTCCTCCGGCTCCGTCGTCCCCGTGTTTGAAAAACAAATCGCCGAAGGCGGCCCCATCACCCTGACCCACCAAGACATCACCCGCTACTTCATGACCATCCCCGAAGCCGCCCAACTCGTCATTCAAGCGGGCGCGATGGGCAAAGGCGGCGACGTATTCGTGTTGGATATGGGCGAATCTGTTAAAATCATTGACTTAGCCAAACAAATGATTACGCTTAGCGGCCTGAAATTGAAAGATGCCCAACATCCCGACGGCGATATCGAAATTAAAATTACAGGACTGCGTCCGGGCGAAAAACTTTACGAAGAGTTGCTCATCGGAGACGAAGTGCAAAAAACCACTCATCCCCGAATTATGACCGCCAGCGAAGTAATGCTGCCATGGGCGCAATTAAATGACATAATTATGCGTATGGACTTAGCGTGCTCAAATTCAGACCAACAAACCCTGCGCGCCCTGCTGCTTGAAGCCCCTGCCGGCTTTAATCCCAAAGACGATATTTGCGATTTGGTTTGGCAGCAGACACATTAA
- a CDS encoding aminotransferase, with the protein MLNTSLSPWPSFTQEEADAVSKVLLSNKVNYWTGTECREFEKEFAAFASTQYAVALSNGTLALDVALKAMGIGAGDDVIVTSRTFLASASCIVTAGANPVFADVDLNSQNISAETIKAVLTPNTKAIIVVHLAGMPAEMDGIMDLAKEHDLWVIEDCAQAHGAKYKGKSVGSIGHVGAWSFCQDKIMTTGGEGGMVTTNDKELWSKMWSYKDHGKSYDAVYHREHAPGFRWLHESFGTNWRMMEMQAVIGRIQLKRMPEWTARRQAHAAKLAESLGKFKSIRLIEVADYIEHAQYKFYAFVKPEHLKEGWTRDRIVSELNARKVPCYQGSCSEVYLEKAFDNTPWRPKERLKNAVELGDTSLMFLVHPTLTDDEIAFCKEHIEAVLAEATA; encoded by the coding sequence ATGCTTAACACATCCCTCTCCCCGTGGCCGAGCTTCACCCAAGAAGAAGCCGATGCCGTTTCCAAAGTCCTGCTGTCCAACAAAGTCAACTACTGGACAGGCACCGAATGCCGCGAATTTGAAAAAGAATTCGCCGCCTTCGCTAGCACGCAATACGCCGTCGCCCTTTCCAACGGCACACTGGCGCTTGATGTTGCGCTTAAAGCAATGGGCATCGGCGCAGGCGACGATGTCATCGTTACCTCACGCACCTTCCTCGCCTCCGCTTCCTGCATCGTTACCGCAGGCGCAAACCCCGTGTTCGCCGACGTGGATTTAAACAGCCAAAATATCAGCGCGGAAACCATCAAAGCCGTGCTGACGCCGAATACCAAAGCCATCATCGTCGTCCACCTCGCCGGTATGCCTGCCGAAATGGACGGCATCATGGACTTGGCAAAAGAACATGATTTATGGGTTATCGAAGACTGCGCCCAAGCGCACGGCGCGAAATACAAAGGCAAATCCGTCGGCTCCATCGGACACGTCGGCGCATGGTCGTTCTGCCAAGACAAAATCATGACCACCGGCGGCGAAGGCGGCATGGTCACCACCAACGACAAAGAGCTGTGGAGCAAAATGTGGTCGTACAAAGACCACGGCAAAAGCTATGACGCTGTGTACCACCGCGAACACGCCCCCGGCTTCCGCTGGCTGCACGAAAGCTTCGGCACCAACTGGCGCATGATGGAAATGCAGGCAGTCATCGGCCGCATCCAGCTCAAACGTATGCCCGAATGGACGGCGCGCCGCCAAGCGCATGCCGCCAAGCTGGCAGAAAGTTTGGGCAAATTCAAAAGCATCCGTCTGATTGAAGTCGCCGACTACATCGAACACGCGCAATACAAGTTCTACGCCTTCGTCAAACCCGAACACCTCAAAGAAGGCTGGACGCGCGACCGCATCGTCAGCGAACTGAACGCGCGCAAAGTCCCCTGCTATCAAGGCAGCTGCTCCGAAGTCTATTTGGAAAAAGCCTTCGACAACACGCCGTGGCGGCCGAAAGAGCGGCTGAAAAACGCCGTCGAACTGGGCGACACCAGCCTGATGTTCTTGGTGCATCCGACGCTGACCGACGACGAAATCGCGTTCTGCAAAGAACACATCGAAGCTGTGTTGGCAGAAGCCACAGCATAA
- a CDS encoding formyl transferase, with translation MTKILFMGRKRLSANLLRLLSSQNGIEIVGVLTDSHLQGSPTAAAAKELGLPLYTFDTALEAMKEGRLKYDLGLSVLYWRKLRDEFLTVPRLGTINFHPALLPEYKGTGGYNLAIMDELSEWGSTAHYVDASIDTGEIIEVDRFPIDSSAETAQSLERKTMQALEPFAQRIIARAVEAQAKLPTTPNIGGRYVSRDEMEAMKQIHDGDDVEKKIRAFWFPPYDGAYVEIDGQKYTLINRQLLEEVAPKDSTSLFAGKANA, from the coding sequence ATGACAAAAATATTATTCATGGGACGTAAACGGCTTTCCGCCAACCTGCTCCGGCTCTTATCTTCACAAAACGGCATCGAAATCGTCGGCGTACTGACCGACAGCCACCTGCAAGGCTCACCGACGGCTGCCGCCGCCAAAGAATTGGGCTTGCCGCTCTACACTTTCGACACCGCCTTGGAAGCAATGAAAGAAGGTCGTCTGAAATACGACTTGGGTTTGTCCGTACTCTACTGGCGCAAACTGCGCGACGAATTCCTGACCGTCCCGCGCTTGGGTACGATCAACTTCCACCCGGCCCTGTTGCCCGAATACAAAGGCACGGGCGGCTACAACCTTGCCATCATGGACGAATTGTCCGAATGGGGCAGCACCGCCCACTACGTCGATGCCTCCATCGACACCGGCGAAATCATCGAAGTGGACCGCTTCCCCATTGATTCTTCTGCCGAAACCGCCCAATCGCTCGAACGCAAGACCATGCAGGCATTGGAGCCGTTCGCACAACGCATTATCGCCCGCGCCGTCGAAGCGCAAGCCAAATTGCCGACCACGCCCAACATCGGCGGCCGCTACGTCAGCCGTGATGAAATGGAAGCGATGAAGCAAATCCATGACGGCGACGATGTCGAGAAAAAAATCCGCGCGTTCTGGTTCCCGCCTTACGACGGCGCATACGTCGAAATCGACGGTCAAAAATACACCTTGATCAACCGCCAACTGCTGGAAGAAGTCGCCCCCAAAGACTCCACCAGCCTTTTCGCAGGAAAAGCCAATGCTTAA
- a CDS encoding HAD family hydrolase, whose protein sequence is MKTINPETAVIVFDLDDTLYSEYEYKLSGIRAIVDTVAALYPDWDSDDLWRSIDPDGKDWLDKLCRHCGFNESEKQVLLWQYRLHRPTLTPYAPHDFLSELTAPFAARALITDGRSLTQRLKLEALGLYSLFDDILVSEACASEKPDGKRFRYLQDKYAGKADCFIYIGDNLSKDFIAPNALGWITIGLRPSGRNIHIHPPGSFSTEYHPAFWIDSLQDLASLINSSI, encoded by the coding sequence ATGAAAACGATTAATCCCGAAACCGCCGTCATTGTCTTCGACTTGGACGATACGCTGTACTCGGAATACGAATACAAGCTCTCCGGCATCCGTGCGATCGTCGATACCGTCGCCGCCCTGTATCCCGATTGGGATTCAGACGACCTATGGCGCAGTATCGACCCCGACGGCAAAGACTGGCTGGACAAGTTGTGCCGCCACTGCGGTTTCAACGAATCGGAAAAACAGGTTCTTCTGTGGCAATACCGGCTGCACCGCCCGACGCTGACGCCGTATGCCCCGCATGATTTCCTGTCCGAGCTGACCGCGCCCTTCGCCGCACGCGCACTGATTACCGACGGCAGAAGCCTGACCCAACGCTTGAAACTGGAAGCCTTGGGGCTGTATTCCCTGTTTGACGACATCCTCGTCTCCGAAGCCTGCGCTTCGGAAAAGCCCGACGGCAAACGCTTCCGCTATTTACAAGACAAATATGCCGGCAAGGCAGACTGTTTCATCTACATCGGCGACAACCTTTCCAAAGACTTCATCGCGCCGAACGCTTTGGGCTGGATTACCATAGGCTTGCGTCCCTCCGGGCGTAATATCCACATTCACCCGCCTGGAAGTTTTAGTACAGAATATCATCCCGCTTTTTGGATTGACTCCCTTCAAGATTTAGCTTCCCTAATCAATTCAAGCATTTAG
- a CDS encoding carbamoyl phosphate synthase large subunit yields the protein MKKNNVLILSAGRRVELVQDFQTEAAKFSDDVKILTTDLVPRMSSACHVSDGSFEVPLISSDSYIDSIFDLAVRENIGLIIPTIDTELQKLANERGRFEAAGIHIIVSDADFIARCRDKRKTADLFARYGIRSPEIYDREKLVFPCFAKPYDGSRAIGAKRIDTPADLTPEVLADPKLMFCQLIDIENEFFEFTVDMYYDHEGRLKCAIPRKRLEVRTGEVSKGITRKNSLYQTLLEKMAVLEGARGCITAQFFCNEETGEFYGVEINPRFGGGFPLTYAAGGNYPGWLMHEYFRNEEIPFSDDWENNLIMLRYDAKVLVHEND from the coding sequence ATGAAAAAAAATAACGTACTTATCCTTTCCGCAGGAAGACGAGTTGAATTGGTACAGGATTTTCAAACCGAAGCCGCCAAGTTTTCAGACGATGTCAAGATTTTGACGACGGACTTGGTACCACGTATGTCTTCCGCCTGCCACGTTTCGGACGGTTCGTTCGAAGTGCCGCTGATCAGTTCGGATTCGTATATCGACAGCATCTTCGATCTGGCGGTACGAGAAAACATCGGTTTAATCATCCCCACCATAGACACCGAACTGCAAAAACTGGCAAACGAACGCGGCCGCTTCGAAGCGGCAGGTATCCACATCATCGTTTCCGATGCGGACTTTATTGCGCGATGCCGCGATAAACGTAAAACCGCCGACCTGTTTGCCCGCTACGGCATACGCTCGCCCGAAATTTACGACCGCGAGAAGTTGGTTTTCCCTTGCTTCGCCAAACCTTACGACGGCAGCCGCGCCATCGGCGCCAAACGGATTGACACACCAGCCGATCTGACACCTGAAGTATTGGCAGATCCCAAATTAATGTTCTGCCAGCTTATCGACATCGAAAACGAATTTTTCGAGTTTACCGTCGATATGTATTACGACCATGAAGGTCGTCTGAAATGCGCCATCCCGCGAAAACGCTTGGAAGTGCGTACCGGCGAAGTCAGCAAAGGCATTACCCGCAAAAACAGCCTCTACCAAACACTGCTGGAAAAAATGGCGGTATTGGAAGGCGCGCGCGGCTGCATTACGGCGCAATTCTTCTGCAACGAAGAAACCGGCGAATTCTACGGCGTGGAAATCAACCCCCGCTTCGGCGGCGGCTTCCCGCTGACGTATGCCGCAGGCGGCAATTACCCAGGCTGGCTGATGCACGAATACTTCCGCAACGAAGAAATCCCGTTTTCAGACGACTGGGAAAACAACCTCATCATGCTGCGCTACGATGCCAAGGTCTTGGTTCATGAAAACGATTAA
- a CDS encoding sugar transferase, translating into MSKFFKRLFDIIASASGLIFLSPVFLILIYLIRKNLGEPVFFTQERPGKDGKPFKMIKFRSMRDAVDKDGNPLPDSERLTPFGKKLRATSLDELPELWNVLKGEMSLVGPRPLLMSYLPLYNEFQNRRHEMRPGVTGWAQVNGRNALSWDEKFAHDIWYIDHYSFWLDMKILFLTVKKVFIKEGISAEGEATMPYFTGNDSDEKK; encoded by the coding sequence ATGAGTAAATTCTTCAAACGCCTGTTTGACATCATCGCCTCCGCCTCAGGACTGATTTTCCTCTCGCCCGTATTTTTGATTTTGATATACCTCATCCGCAAAAACTTGGGCGAACCCGTGTTCTTCACCCAAGAGCGTCCGGGCAAAGACGGCAAACCGTTCAAAATGATCAAATTCCGCTCCATGCGCGACGCGGTCGACAAAGACGGCAACCCGCTGCCCGACAGTGAGCGGCTGACCCCTTTCGGCAAGAAACTGCGTGCGACGAGCCTGGACGAACTTCCTGAGCTTTGGAACGTTCTAAAAGGAGAGATGAGCCTGGTCGGCCCAAGACCGCTGTTGATGAGCTACCTGCCGCTTTACAACGAATTTCAAAACCGCCGCCACGAAATGAGGCCCGGCGTTACCGGTTGGGCGCAGGTCAACGGGCGCAACGCGCTTTCGTGGGACGAAAAGTTCGCACACGATATTTGGTATATCGACCATTACAGTTTTTGGCTGGATATGAAAATCCTGTTTTTGACGGTCAAAAAAGTCTTTATCAAAGAAGGCATTTCGGCTGAGGGAGAAGCCACTATGCCGTATTTCACAGGGAATGACTCAGATGAAAAAAAATAA